A genome region from Phoenix dactylifera cultivar Barhee BC4 chromosome 18, palm_55x_up_171113_PBpolish2nd_filt_p, whole genome shotgun sequence includes the following:
- the LOC103710742 gene encoding phosphatidate cytidylyltransferase 5, chloroplastic-like encodes MAARIGLDRRPLFPLSHHFPSPSPSPSPKSLALALALPRPVPPLPLRLRLRLHLVLRRSRCPPFHLTAAFAPSAAADGPADQEVHLKDVESAVVIDQQRQNQVSQLRKRVTFGLGIGLGAGGIVVAGGWLFTVAVAAAVFAGAREYFGLVRSRGIAAGMTPPPRYLSRVCLVICALMPILTLYFGHMDVSVTSSAFVVAMALILQRGNPRFAQLSSAVFGLFYCGYLPCFWVKLRCGLSAPALNTKFGNFWPVLLGGQAHWTVGLVATLISISSIIAADTFAFLGGRAFGRTPLTNISPKKTLEGALAGLSGCVIIAVLLSKILCWPTSLISASAFGILNFMGSLFGDLVESMIKRDAGVKDSGSLIPGHGGILDRVDSYVFTGALCYSFVKIALPLFGV; translated from the exons ATGGCTGCCCGCATCGGCCTCGACCGGcgccccctcttccctctctcccaccacttcccctccccctccccctccccctcccccaaatccctcgccctcgccctcgccctcccccgccccgttccccccctccccctccgcctccgcctccgcctccaccTCGTCCTCCGCCGCTCCCGCTGCCCACCATTCCACTTAACCGCCGCCTTCGCCCCCTCAGCCGCCGCCGATGGCCCCGCCGACCAAGAAGTCCACCTAAAG GATGTGGAGTCGGCGGTGGTCATCGATCAGCAGCGGCAGAATCAGGTGAGCCAGCTGAGGAAGAGGGTGACTTTTGGGCTGGGGATCGGATTGGGCGCCGGAGGCATCGTCGTGGCTGGGGGATGGCTGTTCACTGTGGCGGTGGCGGCCGCGGTGTTTGCCGGCGCCCGGGAGTACTTTGGGTTGGTCAGGAGTCGGGGGATTGCCGCCGGGATGACGCCGCCTCCCCGATACCTGTCGAGGGTTTGCTTAGTTATCTGTGCTCTCATGCCCATACTGACGCT gtattttggtcACATGGATGTGTCTGTAACTTCATCAGCTTTTGTTGTTGCAATGGCGTTGATTTTACAGAGAGGAAATCCCCGTTTCGCCCAACTAAGTAGTGCAGTGTTTGGGCTGTTCTACTGTGGCTATCTTCCCTGTTTCTGGGTTAAACTTCGTTGTGGTTTGTCTGCTCCTGCGCTAAACACCA AATTTGGAAATTTCTGGCCAGTTCTTCTTGGTGGGCAAGCTCATTGGACAGTTGGACTTGTTGCAACCTTGATTTCTATTAGCAGCATTATTGCGGCAGACACATTTGCTTTTCTAGGTGGAAGG GCATTTGGTCGTACACCACTTACTAATATAAGTCCAAAGAAGACTTTGGAAGGAGCATTAGCTGGACTAAGTGGCTGTGTAATCATTGCAGTACTGCTATCGAAGATTTTATGCTGGCCTACTTCCTTAATAAG TGCTTCTGCTTTTGGAATTCTGAACTTCATGGGATCTCTGTTTGGGGACCTTGTTGAGTCTATGATTAAACGTGATGCTGGTGTTAAAGATTCTGGATCACTCATACCTGGACAtg GAGGCATACTGGATAGAGTGGACAGCTATGTGTTCACAGGTGCACTATGTTACTCCTTTGTGAAGATTGCCCTACCACTCTTTGGTGtttga